One part of the Hydra vulgaris chromosome 01, alternate assembly HydraT2T_AEP genome encodes these proteins:
- the LOC136074248 gene encoding uncharacterized protein LOC136074248 → MTDRFKVEVGLLQGSSLSPFLFAIVMDRLTDEVRQESPWTMMFADDIVICSESREQVEVNLERWRYALESRGMKVSRSKTEYMCVNERADGGKVQLQGVDLVKVDEFT, encoded by the coding sequence ATGACAGACAGGTTTAAAGTGGAGGTAGGACTACTTCAGGGTTCATCCCTGAGTCCCTTCCTGTTCGCAATTGTCATGGACAGACTGACGGACGAAGTTAGACAGGAGTCCCCTTGGACTAtgatgtttgctgatgacattGTGATCTGTAGTGAGAGTAGGGAGCAAGTGGAGGTAAACTTGGAAAGATGGAGGTATGCTTTGGAAAGCAGGGGAATGAAAGTGAGTAGAAGTAAAACAGAGTACATGTGTGTGAATGAGAGGGCAGACGGTGGAAAGGTCCAGTTACAAGGAGTTGATTTGGTGAAGGTCGACGAGTTTACCTAA
- the LOC136074246 gene encoding uncharacterized protein LOC136074246, with protein MNVINAYAPQVGCDMEEKEEFWRELDEVVLQVPIEERMILGADFNGHVGEGNSGDEEVIGKRSAKFRGKVRQALGGGVLDTWDETSITVRDVARKILGVTSGQKKIDKETWWWNEEVQESLRGKRLAKKN; from the exons ATGAATGTCATCAATGCTTATGCTCCTCAGGTAGGTTGTGATATGGAGGAGAAAGAAGAATTCTGGAGAGAGTTAGATGAAGTTGTTCTGCAGGTTCCTATAGAAGAGAGAATGATTCTTGGAGCAGATTTTAATGGACATGTTGGTGAAGGAAACAGTGGCGATGAGGAGGTGATAG GAAAAAGAAGTGCAAAGTTCAGGGGTAAGGTGAGACAGGCACTGGGTGGTGGTGTTCTGGATACCTGGGATGAGACGTCAATTACAGTGAGGGATGTGGCTAGGAAGATACTTGGTGTGACATCAGGACAGAAGAAGATAGACAAGGAGACGTGGTGGTGGAATGAGGAAGTTCAGGAAAGTTTAAGAGGAAAGCGGTTGGCTAAAAAGAATTGA